One window of Candidatus Nitrospira kreftii genomic DNA carries:
- a CDS encoding Protein PilH yields the protein MATILVIDDEPSIRGLLKEVLEKAGHRVIQAEDGRKGLALYQQEPVDLVIMDLLMPETDGLEATLQLTREYLDAKVIAITGAQGDQNFLDVAKLFGARRAFEKPFDINKLLEAVEEELAVA from the coding sequence ATGGCAACCATCTTAGTCATTGATGACGAACCGTCTATCCGAGGGCTCCTCAAAGAGGTCCTTGAGAAGGCTGGACACCGTGTGATCCAAGCAGAGGATGGGCGCAAAGGACTCGCGCTTTATCAGCAGGAGCCGGTCGATCTCGTCATTATGGATTTGTTGATGCCGGAGACAGACGGCCTGGAAGCGACCCTTCAGCTCACCCGAGAATATCTCGACGCCAAAGTGATCGCGATCACCGGAGCGCAGGGCGACCAGAACTTCTTGGATGTCGCGAAACTCTTCGGCGCCCGTCGTGCATTTGAAAAGCCGTTCGACATCAATAAGCTACTTGAAGCGGTGGAAGAAGAACTCGCTGTCGCTTGA
- a CDS encoding hypothetical protein (conserved protein of unknown function) → MFKIKRKNDKPKRTVLYNIVEDYSEFDAPGNVTVCAMTEPEDLPAHAKILSESYDIPLETMTTLLTEGGTYVYPAVGGLLTRGLFACRIDSSIRAPKQTWTLDLMQFAEAEQVARIKALPLPDAAFEVFRKTLPVELKAKLEEKNLGLDYRTLDRAVAKGGDIKYIDFRKDWSPHFKRLCIMPDGRLVETGGVQEFAELQRITVAQAKILIEQGGTLDVRGEVLACQIVNGQPAVARFSAKNYAKAKELVGSKGIHLMDALSEVGYSDPSMMRGLTRKELTGKR, encoded by the coding sequence ATGTTTAAGATCAAGAGGAAAAACGACAAACCCAAGCGAACGGTGCTTTACAATATCGTCGAAGATTATTCTGAGTTTGATGCCCCAGGGAATGTGACTGTCTGTGCGATGACGGAGCCGGAGGATCTCCCTGCCCACGCCAAGATACTGTCAGAAAGTTATGATATCCCGCTCGAGACGATGACGACGTTGCTGACCGAGGGTGGGACGTATGTGTATCCAGCAGTCGGTGGTCTTCTTACACGAGGCTTGTTTGCGTGCCGGATTGATTCGTCCATCCGAGCGCCGAAACAAACATGGACGTTGGATCTCATGCAGTTTGCGGAAGCCGAACAAGTGGCTCGAATCAAAGCACTTCCCCTCCCGGATGCCGCCTTTGAGGTCTTTCGTAAAACATTGCCTGTTGAGCTGAAAGCCAAACTTGAAGAGAAGAATTTGGGGTTGGACTATCGGACGTTAGATCGCGCCGTCGCCAAGGGTGGTGACATCAAATATATCGATTTTCGCAAAGACTGGTCACCACACTTTAAGCGACTTTGCATCATGCCGGATGGACGACTCGTCGAGACCGGCGGCGTGCAGGAATTTGCCGAGCTTCAGAGGATCACTGTCGCTCAGGCAAAAATATTGATCGAACAGGGTGGCACGCTCGATGTGAGAGGAGAGGTGTTGGCCTGTCAGATTGTGAACGGTCAGCCGGCAGTCGCGCGGTTCAGTGCGAAAAACTATGCGAAGGCGAAGGAGTTGGTTGGGTCGAAGGGCATACATTTGATGGATGCGTTGAGTGAGGTTGGGTACAGCGACCCGTCCATGATGCGCGGTCTGACTCGAAAAGAATTGACGGGCAAGCGATAA